Genomic segment of Plasmodium cynomolgi strain B DNA, scaffold: 0109, whole genome shotgun sequence:
TCAAAagcattatatattataagcgaaataggacaaaaaaaaaaaatacgtattGCATATTTGTGCGGTGAATgaaaacatataaataaaaaggttatTTGAATCACAAtggaatttatttatataatcaataagtataataattatgcGTCACTTAATTGTGACTCCCCACAAATGTGTATTAAATAGGGACATAagcattataaaaaaatgggagggttataatatattactaCGTATAcatcataaaattatgaaaaaattttaagtataaaaatattagtaAAAAGTTAGAATAACAAATATGCATGTTTATAAcaacatttttcatttttgatatcattaattataataagtAACGGAAGAACGTGCAAAATTCCTCATCTATGAGCTTTAAGCAAATTTACATTCTGTGTTTCCATTGATCATGCATCAATTTGAAGAGGCATAAGCAATGCGAATTCGCTCTTTCTGTAAACTTTTTTTCGAGGGGGATGCACTTTCTGGCGGACGTTCTTCATCATATTTCATTTGCATATCGCTTCTGGCAACATCACTTAGGTGGGATCTTCTGCTAGAGCTGGATCTAAGGTTGATAAtctaagaagaaaaataatttttaattaataaatacaCAATCATTTTACATACAATTATCAATgttatgcaaaatatattgtaattattcacaaaaaaaatcgtttttgactactttatataataaaaaaaaaaggaaagataTTCCCAGAAATGAATAGCTGTAAAACATCACACTATTAAATCGGTCGCCCATTGAATGTGTTACGAAATTTGGTATTGAATTCTTCATTGAATAATTCGATGGAGCACGATTATTCATCCTGCTAATCGTTACAACATCGATATCGACGTATAAACctttaattatttcatcCATATTTGTATCAATCTTCTcattttcacaatttaaCTTCGATATGAGTCTATgcggaaaatatttcttttcacatttaaaatattttggacaCTTCTCTAAATAACCAGGATCAGGATTAGTATAATATGCGcaacaatattttaaatctttCATATACAGTTCCCTAATGTGCTTAAGATATCCCAAATAATTATCACATTTACCAATTTGTTTATCAATATTttcatgtattttttcaaaatttttaaaataatcatgtagatctttctctttttcccatttactAAAAATGCCATCAAAATTATAGGAACACCTTTTATCTTCTTGTAAATCTTTATTAACagttaacaaaatataattgagTTTATTAAAGACAGAATAATCATTATGTTTCGATGGA
This window contains:
- a CDS encoding CYIR protein (putative;~vir-type antigen), whose protein sequence is MDEIIKGLYVDIDVVTISRMNNRAPSNYSMKNSIPNFVTHSMGDRFNSVMFYSYSFLGISFLFFLLYK